The segment AAGACCATCACCGATCTCGGCAACGGCCAGAAGCGCGCCATCGATACCCAGGTCTACGACACCTATGAGATCGAGCGCATCGCCCGCGTAGCCTTCGACCTTGCGAAGAAGCGCAAGAACAAGGTGACGTCGATGGAGAAGCGCAACGTCATGAAGTCCGGCGTGCTCTGGAACGAGGTCGTCACCCAGGTTCACAAGCGCGAATATCCTGACGTCACGCTCGAGCATCAGCTCGCCGATTCCGGCGGCATGATGCTGGTGAAATGGCCGAAGCAGTTCGACGTCATCGTCACCGACAATCTGTTCGGCGACATGCTGTCCGACATCGCGGCGATGCTGACCGGTTCGCTCGGCATGCTGCCCTCGGCCTCGCTCGGCGAGGTCGACGTCAAGAGCAAGAAGCGCAAGGCGCTGTACGAGCCGGTGCACGGCTCGGCGCCCGACATTGCCGGCAAGGGCCTCGCCAACCCGATCGCGATGATCTCGTCGTTCGGCATGGCGCTGCGCTATTCCTTCGACATGGGCGATCTCGCCGACAAGGTCGATGCCGCGATCGCCGCGGTGCTGGCCAGCGG is part of the Bradyrhizobium commune genome and harbors:
- the leuB gene encoding 3-isopropylmalate dehydrogenase, producing the protein MATHKLLLLPGDGIGPEVMGEVKRLIDWLNSAGIAKFETDSGLVGGSAYDAHKVSISEGDMAKALAADAIIFGAVGGPKWDAVPYEVRPEAGLLRLRKDLGLFANLRPAVCYPALADASSLKREAVEGLDIVIVRELTGGVYFGEPKTITDLGNGQKRAIDTQVYDTYEIERIARVAFDLAKKRKNKVTSMEKRNVMKSGVLWNEVVTQVHKREYPDVTLEHQLADSGGMMLVKWPKQFDVIVTDNLFGDMLSDIAAMLTGSLGMLPSASLGEVDVKSKKRKALYEPVHGSAPDIAGKGLANPIAMISSFGMALRYSFDMGDLADKVDAAIAAVLASGLRTADIKSEGTTAASTTQMGEAILKELQKLHA